The Tautonia plasticadhaerens nucleotide sequence CCACTTCGAGGCGCTCCGGGCCTACTTCGCGTCGGCCCGGCCGGACGAGGAGGCGCTGGTGGGGATGGTCGACGAGATGGGCCTGGAGCCGGAATTGCCCGAGGCGGTGGAGCTGCTGAACCGGGCGGGCTGGAAGGTGGTGGTCGTCTCCAGCGGCTGCCATTGGTACATCGACCGCCTGCTGGCGAAGGCCGGGGTGGCGCTGGAGGTCCACGCCAACCCGGGGGGGATCGAGGGGGGGCGGCTGGCGATGCACTGGCCGGCGGGGACGAGCTACCCGTCGAAGCAGACCGGCGTGAGCAAGCCGGCGGTCGTCACCTCGTTCCTGGAGGAGGGCCGGGCGGTGGCCTACGCCGGGGACGGCGACACCGACGCCGAGGCGGCGGTGCTGGTGCCGGCACACCGTCGGTTCGCCCGGCAGGACCTGGCGGAGGCGCTCCGGGGTCGGGGGGAGGAGTTCCGGCCG carries:
- a CDS encoding HAD-IB family phosphatase, whose translation is MAGAKFRSVLVTDFDGTLTDQDFYKLVRERLVPPGTPDFWASYREGTLTHFEALRAYFASARPDEEALVGMVDEMGLEPELPEAVELLNRAGWKVVVVSSGCHWYIDRLLAKAGVALEVHANPGGIEGGRLAMHWPAGTSYPSKQTGVSKPAVVTSFLEEGRAVAYAGDGDTDAEAAVLVPAHRRFARQDLAEALRGRGEEFRPFDRWIEVARALAEGPAS